Proteins from one Gilliamella sp. ESL0443 genomic window:
- the groL gene encoding chaperonin GroEL (60 kDa chaperone family; promotes refolding of misfolded polypeptides especially under stressful conditions; forms two stacked rings of heptamers to form a barrel-shaped 14mer; ends can be capped by GroES; misfolded proteins enter the barrel where they are refolded when GroES binds), protein MAAKDVKFGNDARVKMLKGVNVLADAVKVTLGPKGRNVVLDKSFGAPTITKDGVSVAREIELEDKFENMGAQMVKEVASKANDAAGDGTTTATVLAQAIVNEGLKAVAAGMNPMDLKRGIDKAVVAAVEELKKLSSPCADSKAIAQVGTISANSDETVGTLIAQAMEKVGKEGVITVEDGTGLQDELDVVEGMQFDRGYLSPYFINKPETATVELDSPYILLADKKISNIRELLPVLEAVAKAGKSLLIIAEDVEGEALATLVVNTMRGIVKVAAVKAPGFGDRRKAMLQDIAILTAGTVISEEIGLELEKATLEDLGQAKRVVINKDNTTIIDGVGEESLISARVEQIRKQIEESTSDYDKEKLQERVAKLAGGVAVIKVGAATEVEMKEKKARVEDALHATRAAVEEGVVAGGGVALVRAASAILDLKGANEDQNVGIKVALRAMEAPLRQIVTNCGEEASVVVNAVKGGKGNYGYNASTEEYGDMIAMGILDPTKVTRSALQYAASVAGLMITTECMVTDLPKDDKADLGAAAGMGGMGGMGGMM, encoded by the coding sequence ATGGCAGCTAAAGATGTAAAATTTGGTAATGACGCTCGCGTTAAAATGCTTAAAGGCGTCAATGTATTAGCTGATGCAGTTAAAGTAACTTTAGGTCCAAAAGGACGTAACGTAGTATTAGATAAATCATTCGGTGCACCAACTATTACTAAAGATGGTGTGTCAGTTGCTCGTGAAATCGAATTAGAAGATAAATTCGAAAACATGGGTGCACAAATGGTTAAAGAAGTGGCTTCAAAAGCAAACGATGCCGCTGGTGACGGTACAACTACCGCAACAGTACTTGCTCAAGCTATTGTTAATGAAGGTTTAAAAGCGGTTGCTGCGGGTATGAATCCAATGGATTTAAAACGTGGTATCGATAAAGCAGTTGTTGCAGCAGTTGAAGAGCTTAAAAAATTATCTTCACCATGTGCTGATTCTAAAGCGATTGCTCAAGTAGGTACAATCTCTGCTAACTCAGATGAAACTGTTGGTACTTTAATTGCTCAAGCAATGGAAAAAGTGGGTAAAGAAGGTGTTATCACTGTTGAAGATGGTACTGGTTTACAAGACGAGCTTGATGTTGTTGAAGGTATGCAATTTGATCGTGGTTATTTATCACCATATTTCATCAATAAACCAGAAACAGCTACTGTTGAATTAGATAGCCCATATATTTTATTAGCGGATAAAAAAATCTCTAACATCCGTGAATTATTACCAGTATTAGAAGCAGTTGCTAAAGCAGGTAAATCACTATTAATCATTGCTGAAGATGTTGAAGGCGAAGCATTAGCAACTTTAGTTGTGAACACTATGCGTGGTATTGTTAAAGTTGCCGCAGTTAAAGCACCTGGCTTTGGTGACCGTCGTAAAGCAATGTTACAAGATATCGCTATTTTAACAGCCGGTACGGTAATTTCAGAAGAAATTGGTTTAGAGCTTGAAAAAGCAACTTTAGAAGATCTAGGTCAAGCTAAACGTGTTGTTATCAATAAAGACAATACCACTATCATTGATGGTGTTGGTGAAGAGTCTTTAATCAGTGCACGTGTTGAACAAATTCGTAAACAAATCGAAGAATCAACTTCTGATTACGATAAAGAAAAACTTCAAGAACGTGTAGCTAAATTAGCTGGTGGTGTTGCTGTGATTAAAGTTGGTGCAGCAACTGAAGTTGAAATGAAAGAGAAAAAAGCACGTGTTGAAGATGCATTACATGCAACTCGTGCAGCAGTTGAAGAAGGTGTGGTTGCCGGTGGTGGTGTTGCGTTAGTTCGTGCTGCATCTGCAATTTTAGACCTTAAAGGTGCAAACGAAGATCAAAACGTTGGTATTAAAGTTGCCCTTCGTGCAATGGAAGCGCCATTACGTCAAATCGTGACTAACTGTGGTGAAGAAGCATCAGTTGTTGTTAACGCAGTTAAAGGTGGTAAAGGTAACTATGGTTACAATGCTTCAACTGAAGAGTACGGCGATATGATCGCAATGGGTATCTTAGATCCAACTAAAGTAACTCGTAGCGCATTACAATATGCTGCATCTGTTGCTGGTCTTATGATCACAACTGAATGTATGGTTACTGATCTACCTAAAGATGATAAAGCTGATTTAGGTGCTGCTGCAGGTATGGGCGGCATGGGTGGAATGGGCGGAATGATGTAA
- a CDS encoding co-chaperone GroES, translated as MKIRPLHDRVIIKRKEVESKSAGGIVLTGSAAGKSTRGEVLAVGNGRILENGQIQPLDVKVGDIVIFNEGYGVKTEKIDNEEVLILSESDILAIVQA; from the coding sequence ATGAAAATTCGTCCATTGCATGATCGTGTGATCATTAAACGCAAAGAAGTAGAGTCAAAATCAGCTGGCGGTATTGTTTTAACAGGCTCAGCTGCGGGTAAATCAACACGTGGTGAAGTTTTAGCTGTTGGTAATGGTCGCATTTTAGAAAATGGTCAAATTCAACCACTCGATGTTAAAGTTGGTGATATCGTAATTTTCAATGAAGGATATGGCGTTAAAACAGAAAAAATTGATAACGAAGAAGTGCTTATCTTATCTGAAAGCGATATTTTAGCCATTGTTCAAGCGTAA
- a CDS encoding FxsA family protein — translation MRVFGFIVFFIYAYLELSFFIKVADSIGVFLALIGIIATSIIGFSLIKKQGLNNLSIMQQKIANNQSPKDEIIKSVSLLFAGFLLLIPGFLTDMLGGILLIPRVQDYIVRFIVKKFPFKVRSFSSSNNAQLNDVIEGEFERKDD, via the coding sequence ATGCGAGTCTTTGGATTTATTGTTTTTTTTATTTATGCTTATTTGGAACTCAGCTTTTTTATAAAAGTTGCTGATTCAATAGGTGTTTTTCTTGCTTTAATTGGCATTATTGCCACTTCGATTATTGGGTTTTCTTTAATTAAAAAGCAGGGTTTAAATAACCTAAGTATTATGCAACAAAAAATCGCTAATAATCAAAGCCCTAAAGATGAAATTATTAAGAGTGTGTCCTTACTCTTTGCGGGTTTTTTATTGCTAATTCCTGGTTTTTTAACTGATATGCTTGGCGGGATTTTGTTAATTCCACGCGTTCAAGATTATATTGTTCGCTTTATTGTTAAAAAATTTCCTTTCAAAGTTCGATCATTTTCTTCTAGCAACAATGCGCAACTTAATGATGTAATTGAGGGTGAATTTGAGCGTAAAGATGACTAA
- a CDS encoding HNH endonuclease signature motif containing protein, whose amino-acid sequence MMNPVDNKIKQLTPGAVLNNQQLCDIFKCSPQGGMRKSNTTHTLVLITNHVESVYSDVWDDDVLHYTGMGQRGDQSLEFMQNKTLNEIDFNGISVHYFEVFKDKEYTYSGRLIKAASPYQTQQYDANQLLRKVWVFPLKLIDNKLPNSVFIDYKKAQEEQVHKYKVDKLLNKIIKQNKKPGKRDIVTPQYIRSAELAEFIKRLAEGKCDLCENAAPFFTRENIPYLECHHIIWLSEGGEDSIENTVALCPNCHRKMHFVKDNNDISKLKAIAKLRAKEAAKND is encoded by the coding sequence ATGATGAATCCAGTTGACAATAAAATTAAACAATTAACACCTGGTGCAGTTTTAAATAACCAACAATTATGTGATATTTTTAAATGTAGTCCACAAGGTGGAATGCGAAAATCTAATACCACTCATACTCTAGTTCTAATTACAAATCATGTAGAGTCAGTTTATTCTGATGTTTGGGATGATGATGTACTACATTATACTGGAATGGGGCAAAGAGGTGATCAAAGTTTGGAATTTATGCAAAATAAAACACTTAATGAGATTGACTTTAATGGCATTAGTGTACATTACTTTGAAGTGTTTAAGGACAAAGAATATACATATTCAGGACGTTTAATTAAAGCAGCTTCTCCCTATCAAACACAGCAATACGATGCTAATCAATTATTACGTAAAGTTTGGGTTTTTCCATTAAAACTTATTGATAATAAGTTGCCCAATAGTGTTTTTATTGATTATAAAAAAGCACAAGAAGAACAAGTCCATAAGTACAAAGTAGATAAATTACTCAATAAAATAATAAAGCAAAATAAAAAACCAGGTAAACGAGACATTGTTACGCCTCAATATATAAGAAGTGCTGAGTTAGCTGAGTTTATAAAACGCCTAGCTGAGGGGAAATGTGATCTATGTGAAAATGCAGCTCCTTTTTTCACCAGAGAAAATATTCCTTATTTAGAATGTCATCATATTATTTGGTTGTCTGAAGGTGGTGAGGATTCAATAGAAAATACAGTTGCATTATGTCCAAACTGTCATCGTAAAATGCATTTTGTTAAAGATAATAACGATATTTCTAAATTAAAAGCGATAGCAAAGTTGAGAGCAAAAGAGGCCGCAAAAAATGACTGA
- a CDS encoding (deoxy)nucleoside triphosphate pyrophosphohydrolase — translation MTELIHVVAAVIISEGKYLCAQRGNTKYLAYKWEFPGGKVEPDEKLEDALIREIKEELGCRITVKKHLLTTVHNYDFGSVKIDAFVCGLINEQPQCLEHHEIRWLKNDELGGLAWAEADLPIVSYLDTVTFQ, via the coding sequence ATGACTGAATTAATTCATGTTGTTGCAGCCGTGATTATTAGTGAAGGGAAATACCTTTGTGCTCAACGTGGTAACACAAAATATCTAGCCTATAAATGGGAATTTCCTGGCGGCAAGGTTGAACCTGATGAAAAATTGGAAGATGCACTGATACGTGAAATTAAAGAGGAACTGGGTTGTAGAATAACGGTCAAAAAGCATTTATTAACGACTGTTCATAACTATGATTTTGGCTCAGTAAAAATTGACGCTTTTGTTTGTGGACTTATAAATGAACAACCACAATGTTTAGAACATCATGAGATTCGTTGGTTGAAAAATGATGAGTTGGGAGGCCTTGCGTGGGCTGAGGCAGATTTGCCTATTGTTTCATATTTGGATACCGTGACTTTTCAATAA
- a CDS encoding sulfate ABC transporter substrate-binding protein produces the protein MSLILLAICTFMHQAQAIELLNVSYDPTRELYKAYNQAFIEHWQQQTGERLTINNSHGGSGKQARSVIDGLQADVVTLALASDIDALNRYQTNISPDWQARLPNNSAPYHSTIVFLVRKGNPKQIYDWGDLIKDDVEVITPNPKTSGGARWNFLAAWAYAKSTYGNDEQAQDFVTKLYQHVPVLDTGARGATISFVQRGLGDVLISWENEAYLALREQGGDQLEIIMPSLSILAEPTVALVDKVVDSKGTRKQAQAYLEYLYSDPAQHIIAKHFYRPVNPDVLKQYADQFPTIKLVTVDNDFGGWQTVQKKFFSDGAIFDAIYAEIN, from the coding sequence ATCAGCTTAATCTTATTGGCAATTTGCACTTTTATGCATCAAGCGCAAGCAATTGAATTACTCAATGTTTCTTATGATCCCACGCGAGAGCTTTATAAAGCATATAATCAGGCTTTTATCGAGCATTGGCAGCAGCAAACCGGTGAACGGTTGACGATAAATAATTCGCATGGTGGGTCTGGTAAACAGGCACGTTCAGTCATTGATGGTTTGCAGGCCGATGTGGTTACGCTTGCTTTAGCGAGTGATATTGATGCGTTAAACCGTTATCAAACTAACATATCACCTGATTGGCAAGCTAGGTTGCCAAATAATAGTGCGCCTTACCATTCAACTATTGTCTTTTTAGTGCGTAAAGGTAATCCAAAACAGATTTATGATTGGGGTGATCTCATAAAAGATGATGTTGAGGTAATAACACCCAATCCCAAAACCTCGGGTGGGGCTCGTTGGAATTTTTTGGCGGCTTGGGCTTATGCTAAAAGTACCTATGGTAACGATGAACAAGCTCAAGATTTTGTCACCAAATTATATCAACATGTTCCGGTTTTAGACACTGGTGCCAGAGGCGCAACCATTAGCTTTGTACAGCGAGGCTTAGGTGATGTTTTAATTTCTTGGGAAAATGAGGCTTATTTGGCGTTAAGAGAGCAAGGTGGCGATCAATTAGAAATTATTATGCCCTCATTATCCATTTTAGCTGAGCCGACTGTGGCTTTAGTCGATAAAGTTGTTGATAGCAAAGGTACACGTAAGCAAGCGCAAGCTTATTTGGAATACTTATATAGCGATCCGGCACAACACATCATTGCCAAGCATTTTTACCGTCCTGTTAATCCTGATGTCCTTAAACAATATGCTGATCAGTTTCCTACTATTAAGTTAGTTACGGTTGATAACGATTTTGGTGGATGGCAAACAGTGCAAAAAAAATTTTTTAGTGATGGGGCCATCTTTGATGCAATTTATGCTGAGATAAACTAA